In Ramlibacter sp., the sequence GGCCAGCCCGGCCACACTGCCACCCACGTTGAACGGCCCGCCGCCGCCCCCTGCCGCGTCGCCGCCACCGCCACAACCCACCCCGCCGAGCGCGAGCAGCACAGCCAATGCCCCCGGGACCCGCAAGCCATATTTTCTCGTGACCATAATTACCTTACGCTAATGAACAAAAGTTACGCCGGCGCGGCGCCTGCCTTGGCGCCCTCGGCACCGCTGCCTGCACGGCCTCGCCAGGCCCCACAGCAAGTCGATGAATTCTGGTGAGCCCGCCGCGGCACGGGAACCCGACCGAGGCAGGGAGCCCCCTGTATCAAATGACGCCAAACGCAACCAACCTTCCGCTGCCCCCATCCGCGCTGGGCCCGGTGGCCGCCTACATCCTGGTTCTGGAAGACCATCCGCTGGTCGTGCAGGGGCTGCTGCACTACCTGCGCAGCCTGCGCCCCGAGCTGCCGGTGCACGTGGCCACCAGCTGGCTGGCCGGGCGGCGCGTCATTCAATCCCACGGCAGCCCGGCCCTGGTGCTGGCCGATGTGTGGCTGACTGACGGCAACAGCCTGGACGCCCTGCGCGACTGCCAGACGCTGTGCCCCCAAACGCCATGGCTGGCCTACAGCGGCGACGACGACCCCGCCCTGCAGCAGCAGGTGCGTGAGGCCGGCGCGCAGGGCTTTGTCCACAAACAGGCCCCGATCGAGGATTTCGCGCTGGCGCTGCAGGCCCTGCTGGGCGGCGCGCAATGGCACGCCGCCGCCCAACCGTCATTGACACAGCCGCCCCAACACCCGCGGGAATGGCCCATCGCGCCCCAGGAGCTGGGCCTCACGCCGCGGCAGGGGGAAATCCTGGCGCTGGTGCTGCGCGGCTTGCCCAACAAGCGGATTGCGCACACGCTGGCCGTGTCGGAAAGCACCGTCAAGGAGCACATCACCGGCATCCTGAGTCGCCTGGGTGTGCGCACCCGCATCGAAGCCATTGCCCGGCTGCGAGGCCGGCGCCTTTCGTCCACCCCGGCCGCGTAACGGCGCCAGACCGCTCGGTGCCGGGCCTCTCCGGAGTCGCTATCAGCTCCTGAGCCGGGGGCGCCCCGCAACAGGGCAGGTGAGGTCCGGCAACGCTGGCCAGCGCACCGCGAGCGTGCATTTTGTACGCAATCGTCACCCCAGATTGCGTACAAAGCTGGCACAGCTGATGCTTGGCATGGTGGATGGACGATGCCGCCACCCCCACGCCCGCCGCCGTTGAACTGGTCGCGCTGACCAAGCGCTACGCGCAGGGCGCGCCGGCGGTCAACGCGATCGACCTGCGCATCGAAAGCGGCAGCTACTGCTGCCTCCTGGGCCCCTCGGGCTGCGGCAAGAGCACCACGCTGCGGATGATCGCCGGGCATGAATCGGTCACCAGTGGCGACGTGCTGCTGGAAAACCGCAACATCACCCATCTGCCGGCCGCCGCGCGCGGCACAGCCATGATGTTCCAGAGCTTTGCGCTGTTCCCGCACCTGTCGGCGCTGGACAACGTGGCGTTCAGCCTCAAGATGAAGGGCATGGGCAAGACCGAGCGGCAGATGAAAGCCGCCGGGCTGCTTGAGCGCGTGGCCATGGGCCATCTCGCACAGCGCAAACCCGGCGAACTGTCGGGCGGACAGCAGCAGCGCGTGGCGCTGGCGCGCGCCCTGATCACCCAGCCGCGCGTGCTGCTGCTGGACGAGCCACTGTCGGCGCTGGACCCGTTTCTGCGCGTCCAGATGCGCGCCGAGTTGCGTCGCTGGCAGAAGGAGCTGGGCCTGACCTTCATCCATGTCACGCATTCGCAGGAAGAGGCCATGGCCCTGGCCGACACCATGGTGGTCATGAACCATGGCCTGATCGAACAGGTCGGCCCGCCGCACAGCGTCTACAACACCCCCGCCACCGAATTCGTGGCGCGCTTCATGGGCGGACACAACGTGATCGACACCGGGGCCGGCAAGATCGCCGTTCGCAACGACCACATGCTGATCGCGCCGGCCGATCCCACGGCGCCCGCCGAGGGCGTGGCCGGGGGCATGGGCGCCACCATCACCGACGTGGAGTACCAGGGCACGTACGTGCTGCTGGGGCTTGACGCGAGGAGCGCCACCGGCCCCACCGGCGTGTCGGTGATGCTGCCCGAAGCCCGTTTCGCCGAGCGCCCCTACGCACTGGGCGAGAACGTCCACCTGTCCTGGCACGCGGCGCACGCGTTGCGCGCCTGAATCTTTTCAACCAAGGAGAACCACCATGTCCGACGACACCCCCGAAACGCAATCCGGCCTGCAGCGCCGCACCGTCCTGACCGGCATGGCCGGCATCCTCGCCACGGGCATGGCACCCGCCATCGGCCAGGAGAAGATCACCCTGCGCTACCTGGGCACGGCCGTGAACCAGGACAAGGCCATCGCCGAGAAGTTCGAGAAGGACACCGGCATCAAGATCCAGTACGTGGCCGTGACCACCGACGACGTGACCAAGCGCGCCGTCACCGCGCCCAACAGCTTCGACCTGATCGACACCGAGTACTTCTCGCTCAAGAAGATCGTGCCCACCGCCAACCTCAAAGGCATCGACACCAAAAAGATCAAGAACGCCGACAAGATCACCACGCTGTTCACCAAGGGCGAGGTGGCCGGCAAGAAGGTTGGTGACCAGGGCACCGCGCCCAAGAAGGTCATGTACCTTGAGGGCGAGAAGAGCAAGAAGTTCTCCGCCACGCCCACCCAGTTCATGACGCTGATCCCCACCGTCTACAACGCCGACACGCTGGGCATCCGCCCCGACCTGATCAAGCGCCCGATCAACTCCTGGGCCGAGTTGCTCAACCCCGAGTTCAAGGGCAAGGCCGCCATCCTCAACATCCCGTCCATCGGCATCATGGACGCCGCCATGGTGGTGGAAGCCAAAGGCCTCTACAAATATCCCGACAAGGGCAACATGACCAAGGCCGAGATCGACCTCACGATCAAGACCCTGATCGAGGCCAAGAAGGCCGGCCAGTTCCGCGCGCTGTGGAAGGACTTCAACGAGTCGGTCAACCTCATGGCCTCGGGCGAAGTGGTGATCCAGTCCATGTGGTCGCCCGCCGTGACGGCCGTGCGCACCAAGGGCATCGCCTGCAACTTCCAGCCGCTCAAGGAAGGCTATCGCGCCTGGGCCGCCGGTTTCGGCGTGCCGGCCACGCTCAGCGGCAAGAAGCTGGACGGCGCCTACGAGTTCATCAACTGGTTCCTGGACGGCTGGGCCGGCGCCTACCTGAACCGCCAGGGCTACTACAGCGCCGTGCTGGACACCGCCAAGGCCAGGATGGAGGCCTACGAATGGGCCTACTGGATGGAAGGCAAGCCCGCCAGCCAGGACATCAAGAGCCCCAATGGAGATGTGCTCGCCAAGACCGGCAGCGTGCGCGACGGCGGCAGCTACGAGCAGCGCATGGGCGGCATCGCCTGCTGGAACGCCATCATGGACGAGAACGAGTACATGGTGCGCAAGTGGAATGAGTTCGTGGCTGCCTGATTGAAAGACGAGCATGAGCACCCATACCGTTCGCACTGAGCCTGTCGAAGTGCCTGCCAGGCTTCGACAAGCCCAGCCCGAACGGGCGGTGTCCGCCTGGTGGCAGGCCGCGCCGTTCACGGCGGTGTTCGCGGTGTTCTTCCTGGTGCCGCTGGCGCTGGTGGTGATGGTGAGCTTCTGGAACTTCAACGAGTACGAGCTGATCCCGGGCTTCACCCTGCGCAACTACTTCAACATCTTTGAAGGTTGCAGCCACCTCACCGACAACGGCGACCTGTGCGTCACCCTGTCCACCTACCTGTCCACGCTCAAGTTCTGTCTGCTGGTCTGGGGCATCACGCTGCTGCTCGGCTTTGCCGTGGCCTATTTCCTCGCGTTTCACGTGCGTTCGCCGGGCGTGCAGACCGCGCTGTTCGTGCTGTGCACCGTGCCCTTCTGGACCAGCAACGTGATCCGCATGATCTCGTGGGTGCCGCTGCTGGGCCGCAACGGGCTGATCAACCAGGGGCTGGTGGGTTCGGGCATTGCCAGCCAGCCCGTGGAGTGGCTGCTGTTTTCTGATTTCTCGGTGGTGCTGGCCTTTGTGCA encodes:
- a CDS encoding extracellular solute-binding protein, with translation MSDDTPETQSGLQRRTVLTGMAGILATGMAPAIGQEKITLRYLGTAVNQDKAIAEKFEKDTGIKIQYVAVTTDDVTKRAVTAPNSFDLIDTEYFSLKKIVPTANLKGIDTKKIKNADKITTLFTKGEVAGKKVGDQGTAPKKVMYLEGEKSKKFSATPTQFMTLIPTVYNADTLGIRPDLIKRPINSWAELLNPEFKGKAAILNIPSIGIMDAAMVVEAKGLYKYPDKGNMTKAEIDLTIKTLIEAKKAGQFRALWKDFNESVNLMASGEVVIQSMWSPAVTAVRTKGIACNFQPLKEGYRAWAAGFGVPATLSGKKLDGAYEFINWFLDGWAGAYLNRQGYYSAVLDTAKARMEAYEWAYWMEGKPASQDIKSPNGDVLAKTGSVRDGGSYEQRMGGIACWNAIMDENEYMVRKWNEFVAA
- a CDS encoding ABC transporter ATP-binding protein produces the protein MDDAATPTPAAVELVALTKRYAQGAPAVNAIDLRIESGSYCCLLGPSGCGKSTTLRMIAGHESVTSGDVLLENRNITHLPAAARGTAMMFQSFALFPHLSALDNVAFSLKMKGMGKTERQMKAAGLLERVAMGHLAQRKPGELSGGQQQRVALARALITQPRVLLLDEPLSALDPFLRVQMRAELRRWQKELGLTFIHVTHSQEEAMALADTMVVMNHGLIEQVGPPHSVYNTPATEFVARFMGGHNVIDTGAGKIAVRNDHMLIAPADPTAPAEGVAGGMGATITDVEYQGTYVLLGLDARSATGPTGVSVMLPEARFAERPYALGENVHLSWHAAHALRA
- a CDS encoding response regulator transcription factor, with the protein product MAAYILVLEDHPLVVQGLLHYLRSLRPELPVHVATSWLAGRRVIQSHGSPALVLADVWLTDGNSLDALRDCQTLCPQTPWLAYSGDDDPALQQQVREAGAQGFVHKQAPIEDFALALQALLGGAQWHAAAQPSLTQPPQHPREWPIAPQELGLTPRQGEILALVLRGLPNKRIAHTLAVSESTVKEHITGILSRLGVRTRIEAIARLRGRRLSSTPAA
- a CDS encoding ABC transporter permease — translated: MSTHTVRTEPVEVPARLRQAQPERAVSAWWQAAPFTAVFAVFFLVPLALVVMVSFWNFNEYELIPGFTLRNYFNIFEGCSHLTDNGDLCVTLSTYLSTLKFCLLVWGITLLLGFAVAYFLAFHVRSPGVQTALFVLCTVPFWTSNVIRMISWVPLLGRNGLINQGLVGSGIASQPVEWLLFSDFSVVLAFVHLYTMFMIVPIFNSMMRIDRSLLEAASDSGASGWQTLWNVIIPLSKTGILIGSIFVITIVMGDFVTIGVMGGQQIASVGKIIQVQTSYLQFPLAAANAVLLLAVVLMIIWGLTRLVDIRKEL